GCCCCGAATAGCCCCAGAGTACAGTTAAGGTATGCTGGTGTTTTGCCAGACGGACAGAGGTTCATAGCAGATTGACTGTACCAGTCTGGCTTTTTTATGCCTCAATCAAACTGATATAAAACATGAGCTCCCTTTGGGGTTCTAGAGCCTTCCTCTCAAGAAGCCTGAGGAGCAGCCTCAGCCTGCTGGCGTGAACGTTTGGACGTTTCCGCAGCGTCTCCGTCCAGTTTGCCCAGAGTGGCTGCAAATGCGGCAAGTTCATCGCTGGCTTTCAGGGCCTCGATGGCTGCTGCGTTCAGGGCTTTGAGCTCTGGGGTGGTGACGGCATAAACCTCTGCGGGGTGGCCTTTCAGGTCTGCCAGAGTGCTGTAGCAGGTTTCGGCGTCGGCGGTGCGACCTCGGGCACTGGTGACTTTGTTTTCTTCACTGGTGCTGGGACCAATGGTGGTGATGGTGTTGGCGCGCACCAGAGCAGCACTGGCTTGCCGTTCATCCAGAACTTCGGCAAGGAAGAGCATTTGACGGAGGGCGTTCATGCGGTTGAAAAGCGCAACGTGAGCGCTCATCAGTCCGGCTTTGCGGAGCATGGCATCAGCGTTATCCATACCGAAATGGTAGCATAAAAATACGATAAAAACATAATACGCAAAAAACAGATTCGTGTGATGTTCGAAATGCCCCATATCCATCAAATGGGAAGATGGACCAACCACAGGTGCCAGAGATGTGATTCAAGGGGATTCAGGACCTCGGGGAAAGCACCTCCCCTCAGCCATCATCTTTCAACTCCGCATCCACACCCGCATTTCTCCGCGGCCCCGGTGGTTCCAGAGGGCATAAGGCACGGCTTGCACCGTCTTTGAAATCCAGCGGTTGTGTTTCTGAAAGCTGTACAGACCCGAGTGCCCTTCCAGATCTTCCAGCAGGGCTTCGCCTTCCAGCACCACCACACCTCCCAGCAAATTGGGCTTGAATTTCGCTTGAAAGGCACTGCCAGAAGTCAACTTGACCGTGTGCAAGGGAGCATTCACATCGATCCTTTCAAAGCAGTACACGATGGGACCCCTTTGCAAGGCCACCAGTCCAGCGTCTTGCCTGACCGCAGGATGGGCATGCACTTCATGCACCGGAAGCGGCAAATCCAGCACCAACTGGCTCTGCTTTTCCCAAACGCGCTTCAGATGCACGTAGACCTTCACGGTTTCCAGAGCCACATTCTCACCATTGACCGTCAGGGTGGGGTTCCCAGCGTACTCTGGAATGCGCAAGCTCAGGGTGAATTCCAGAGGGGTTTCGGTCTCAAGGGAGATGTTGACCTGTTCATCCCATGGAAAATCGGTCTCCTGCCTGAGTTTCACCTGCTGGTTTTTGAACGTGAAACTGGCCTCACTGCCCAAGTACAGGTGGATGGCGATGTGTTCTCTGGCCTGTCCATAAATGTACTCTCCCAGAGAGGCCAACAGCCTTGTGACATTGGGTGGGCAGCAGGGGCACACATGCCAACTCCAGCGGTTTTTGTCTCCGTGGGCTTCCAGAGGATTGTCGTAAAAGTAATGCACCCCATCCATAGACACCCCACTGAGCACCCCGTTGTACAGTGCCCGTTCCAGCACATCGGTGTATTTGCTGTCCAGGGTGAGGTTGGCCATGCGCTGTGCCCAGAACACCAGTCCAATGGCTGCGCAGGTTTCTGCGTAAGCGGTGTCGTTGGGCAGGTCATAATCGAAAGTCATGCCTTCATTGGTCATCGAGGAGCCCAAGCCTCCAGTGACGTACATGCGGTGTAAGGTCAGGTCGTCCCAGAGTGTTTCGCAGGCGTGCAGCAAACTGGAATCTTTGGTTTCCTGTGCAAGGTCGGCCATGGCGGAATACAGGTACATCGCCCTCACCGCATGACCCACCACCTTGGTCTGTTCGCGCACGGGCAGGTGGGCCTGACTGTACTCGGGGTTCCATCCTGCAGGGTCCTCGCCACGCTTTTGGGCTTCCAGTTCAAAGTACAGGGGTCGCTGGCCCCGCTCATCCACAAAGTACTTGGCAAAATTTAGATATGCTTGCTGACCTGTCACCCGGTACAGTTTCACCAGAGCCATCTCGATCACCTGATGGCCAGGATAACCGCGCCTCTGGCCTTCATTTGGGCCGTACACGGTCATCCAGTACCGGATGTTTTTCTCCATGATGTCCAGAAAAGAGGTTTTCCCTGTGGCCTGATGGTGGGCCACGGCCGCTTCCAGCAGGTGCCCAGAGCAGTACAGTTCATGGAAATCCCTTTCGTTCCTGAGCTTGTTCTCAGGTTCAATGGCCGTGAAGAAGGTGTTCAGGTAGCCATCTTGCTGCTGTGCATCTGCGAGCCGCTGGATCAGGTCATCCACCTGCTGTTCCAGAGCCGAATCCGGGTGGGTTGAAAGGGTGTAACTTGCGGCTTCAAGCCACTTGGCGGTGTCAGAATCCCACCACATCTGCGGAGTGACCGGATGGTTCCCAGTAGGCCACTTGCGGGCTCGGGGTTCGAGTTTCAGGGCATCGATTGCACCGACCTCCTGCAACTTCTGGTGCTGGGAAGGCAGGGTGGCTTCACGGTTGACGTTCTGCCTCACAGACCAGAAACGGTCCTGAAGGCTCACCTGAGAGAAGGAAACGGGTGTCAAGGCAGGCAAAGGTGTTTTGACAGTCATGGGGCCTTTCTGAACCCAAAACCAGCACGCCTTCTTGCTGCACTTGATGCAGGAAGACAGAACCGGAAATGGCTTTTGGGAGAGGATCAGATACAAACAGCAGTTCTCCAGCATGATCCCACAACACAGAAAGCCCCACAAGATGAGGTAAACTTCAAAAAACAGGACAATTCCGACTTTTCGCAGGAGGACTTTTGATCGCTCTGGATTTCACCAGCACCTTGACCGCTTTCAATGCTGGCCTTTTTGTCAGTCCGGGATATGGGCGGCACCCGGACCGCACCATCGACACTTTCGATCTGATTTTCGTGGTGCAGGGAAAACTGGCCATGCGAGAAGGTGGCACCCCGTACACCGTGCAGACTGGAGAGTACCTGCTTTTGCGTCCCCACCAGAGGCATGCAGGCACACATGATTACCCTGCAGACCTGCAATTCTACTGGGTGCATTTCTCCATGCAGGGAGCGCCACCTCAAACGCCTGTGACCCACCTGACCCTTCCCAGCCATGGCCGGGTGTCCAGACCAGAGCATCTGATTCAACTGTTCCGGCGTTTTCTGGACGATCAGGAAACTTCTGGTGAAATGGGTCTCTCAGGGGCGTTGCTGGTGCAATTGATGCTGCTTGAACTGGCAAGACCCCCTTTGCTTGCGAAGCAGGCTGTGCCTCTGGCAGATCAGGCCCACCGGATCATCCAGTCCAGGTTTCATGAAAAACACCTGTCCACCCAGTGGATCGCCCGAGAATTGAAATCCAACCCCGATTACCTCGGGCGGCTTTACCGGGGGGTGTATGGGATGACCCTGACGGAAAGCCTTCACCGGGCACGTTTGCACATGGCTGCTCGTCTGCTGGCAGAAACAGCGTTCAGTGTGGATCAGGTGGCTTTGAAGTGCGGTTTTGAAGACACTGGGTATTTTCGGCGGTTGTTCAAAAGGCAGCAGGGCATGACCCCGGTGGCATACAGGCGCATCAACAGTCGGGTGCACATCAACACCCTGTGATCCCTGTTTGCAAAAATTTTGCAGAAAAATTGCTTGTTTTTGAGGGGTGTTCCACCATGGAAACCAGAGCCTGCGCTGCAGAAAGGACCCTTCCATGCCCAACCTCAACACCCTTTATGTGGTTCACCACAGCCACACCGACATCGGTTTCACCCTCGATCAACCTCTGGTGTGGGAGTTGCACCAGAGGTTTCTGGACGATGCCCTGAATGCCGCCGAGCACTTCGAGCACCACCCTTTTGAAAGCCGTTTTCGCTGGACGGTGGAGGCCACCTGGCCCCTGATGCGCTGGCTGCAAAATGCCAGTCCAGCAGACATCCAGCGGTTCCAGAGGCTGGAGCAAAAAGGTTTGCTGGAAGTGACCGCCATGCCCCTGAACATCACCCCCCTTTACGATCAGGTGCAGTACGCAGAAAGCCTGAAGTGCCTTGAAATCCTGCGCAACCAGTACGGCCTCACCATCACCTCTGCCATGAATTGCGATGTGAACGGGCACAACTGGGCTCTGGCAGACCTCTTGCTGGACCACGGCATCTCGGGGTTTTCGATGGCCATCAACCACCATTTCGGAGGTGCGCCAGATCCCAGACCGTGGGTGTTTGACTGGCAGGCCCCGAGTGGTCGCACCTTGCTGGCCTTCAATGGCTGGGCGTATGGCAAGGCCAAAGAGTTCGGTCTGGCAGACGCCACCACCGAAAGGTTTCAGCAGTGGTTGCCCCAGATCGAACAGCACCTGCAGAAGATCGATTGCCCTTTGCCCTTCTTGATGGTGCAAGGAGAGCATCCCTACGGAGACAACGCTTCTGTGCACGTGGATTATGCCCGGTTTGCAAAGCTCTGGAATGAAGAGAGGCATGACCTGAAGGTGGTTCTGGCCACCCCGAGGATGTTCTGGCAGGAGGTCGGCCAGCACCGTGACCGTTTGCAAACTTTGCGTGGAGACTGGACCGATTTCTGGAATTTCGGGTGTGTGTCCACCCCCAGAGAGACCGCCATCGACCGTCAGAACCGGGCAAGGTTGTACCGTGCAGATGTGGTGCATGCCCTGACACCAGAGGCGAAAACGCGAAATGGCATGTTCAGGACACGCTGGGCCGGGCAAAGTTTTGAACGTTACCGCACCCGTGCCTGGCAGCAGGTCAACCTGTTTGGAGAACACACCTGGGGTGCGGATTGCGGGATTGGCACGCCAGACACCGATGATGCCCTCTCCCAGAAGAACCACAAATTCCATGCGGCTTACGAGGGACGCAGCCTGAGTTTGATGCTGGAACGGGATGCTCTGGGGGATTTTTCGCAGGAGGTGGCCCGTTCCAGTCCAGAGGACCTGCTGGTGTTCAATCCATTGCCTTTCGAGCGGGTTGTTTCAGGAAAGGTGCCATACCAGACCTTGCAACCCAGAGGAGATGCACAGAACACCACCGCCACAAGGCACTTTCAGGGGCATTACGACTGGCCCACCCAGATGTGGACCGGGCAGAACCAGACGCACCTCGGGGGAAATCTGGGTTTTGTGCTGTCTCCTGTGACGGTTCCAGCTTGCGGGTACAGGGTGGTGCCCCGTTCCAGTGTGCTTCACTTCGAAACATCGACGGTTTCTCAGGATCAAACCGTGTCCAACCACCGCCACACCTTGCATTTTGATGTTCAACAGGGAGGCATCCTGTCATGGCAAGACAAGGCGCTGCAGTGCGAATGGGTTGACCCTTCGGACACTGCACTTTTTCGCCTGATGCACGAGGAGGTCGCAGACCGTGGGCATCCATGGCCCCGCCAACTCGTGAATGACATGGACTGGGGCACCACCGTCCAGAATCCCAGAGGATGGCAGGAACACTGGGTCGCCAGGCGCAATCAGGACAGCCGGGTGTTGCAGCATCAGGTGTACCGCAATGCTCTGGGCACCACCATCGAACAGGTGCTGGAACATCCGGCCGCCTCCCATTTTGCCCAGAGGGTGTTCCTGCCAGACCACGCAGACTGGATCGAACTGGAAACCGAACTGGTGTTGCACCAAGACAGCCACCCTCAGAACGTGTACCTGATGTTTCCTTTTGCTTTGCCCAGCGCACAAGTGGTCCTGAACATGGCCCAGACCCCCACCCGTCCAGAGCTGGACCAGTTGCCCCTGACCTGTCGGGATTTTTTCACAGTGCAAGACTGGCTGGATTTTCAGGGGGATGCTCGGGGCATGCGGGTGGCATTGCCGGACAATCCGATGGTGCAACTGGGTGGTTTTCATTTTGGTCGCAACCTGCAAACCTTTGAACTGGGAAACCCCACTTTGCTGTCTTGGCTGTATGGAAACTTCTGGGAAACCAACTTCCAGCCGTTTCCTTCATCCATGCTGACGGCCCGTTACAGGTTGCTTCCTTATGCAGGTCCTTTTGATGAGGGTGCCTCGCACCGGTTTGGACAGGACGCCTTGCATGCCAGACCTCTGGTGCAACACTTGCATGAACCTGCATCCCCTGTCTTGCCAGAGGGGGGCACGTTGCTGCATTTGCCTGAAAGCCCGGTGCTGGTGTTGCAACTTTGCAAGACAGGGGATGGGGTGCTGGAATTGACCCTCCTCAATGCCAGCAATGCCGATGTGACGGCCAAATTGTCCTCGGCCCTGTTGCACATCCATGAAGCTTGGACCTCCGAAGGTCCTCTGGAGGTTCTGGATGGAACGGTGCTTTTGAAGATTTTGCCCCGCAGAAGACAAAAGCTCATGTTGAGGGTCAGAGGGCCATGAACATGGAAACAGCTCTGGCGAAAAATGGATCCATCAAGACCATGTAAGGTTTTATGCAAGGTTTTTCAGCCTGAGGGCCTTCGGAGGTCCACAAAGGTGAGCATGGGCAACCCAGCACCCTGAGAAGACCCACATCAGGTGCAGGCTTGCAACAATTTTGCAAACTTCTTGCGAGGTCTTTTTGCCCATGCAACAATCGGTCATGCGCTACAAGTACGGTCCCATTGCCGAAGCAGCAGGGGTGTCCATCGCCACCGTCTCAAGGGTGATGCGCGGAGACAAAGGCCCTTCCGATGAAACCCGTCAGCGGGTGATGCGGGCAGCCCAGCAGGTGGGATACTTCTCGCTGGCTTTCCACCCGAGGACCGAGTTGCTCTTGCATGGCGACGACGGAGCCGAACAACGTCCATTTTTTTCACAGCTTTATGGCAGCATTGCCCAGAGGGCACGCCACCTGAAACTCCGGGTGTCTCTGGTGCGTTCGCCCCACGATCCTGCCCCTTATGGGGTGGTGGTGCTCGGGCAATCGGCCTTTGACCAGATGCCTCTGAATGCTTATCCAGAGGCTCCAGTGGTGCTGGTGGACATTGAAGATGACTGCCATGATCGGGTCTTGACCGACAACGAGCACTCGGGCATGCTGGCGGTGCGCCACCTCTGCGAAGTGGTCCCACCCGAAAAAGGCATTGCCGTGATCATTGGACCCCACCACAATTACAGCTTTCGAGAACGGGGAAGGGGGGCCACCGAAGCCTTGCGCCGAATGAAACGCCTCACCCCTCACCTGATTCATCCCCTGAACCATGAACACACCCTCGGGTTTCAGGAAGGCCAGAGGGCAGCCCCTTGGGTGCTGGAGCATCTTTCAGACATCGGAGGGGTGTTCATTGGAAACGATGCCTCGGCTCTGGGCCTGATGCAAAGCCTGCTGGCTGCAGGGGTGCGGATTCCAGAGGACCTGAAAATCATCGGTCATGACGATGAATTGGGTGCAGCACAGGCCACGGTTCCCCTCAGCACCATTCGGGTAGATTACCGCAGCATGGGCCAATGGGCGGTGGATCTGGTGCTGTATCGCCTGATGGACCCTGAGCGTCCAGCGGTGCGGGTGATGCTCTCTGGAACCTTGATTGAGCGGGCCAGCACAGGCCCGTAAAAGATTCCCTCGGGTTGAAGCAGAGGGGTTTGATTCAGGTGATTCATCTGATCTGGATTTGCATCAGAAAAAGGTTCATCAGACGGAATTTTCTTGAAGAATAACGTTATTCCTTGGGATGCACTTTGGGATGCGCCTGTGGTGGGAGGAGGAAGCACCTTCTGGTGAGCCAAGCAAGAGGAGACGCATCCTGTGAGTATCAAAGCCCCAATTGGCAGCAGGGTGGGGATCCTTTTAAAAAGACCCCACCAATGCTCTGTGGACAGCTGAGGTTTTGTTCACATGACCAGAACCTCAGGCTGGGATGGGCCATTTTTGCATGCAGAACTGAAACAAATTGAAATTGGTTTTCGTGTTTTTCAAATCCTCATGCAAGTGTTTTTGGTGGGTTTTTGTGGGAGATCGAGATGTTTGGAGCACTGCATGTGATGTCTTGCACTGCCGTTTTTCGTGATGAACAATTTGGTGGTGTGATTTTTTGGTTTTTGGTAAATTGATTCATGCTGTAAGGATCAAAGGACCGTGCGAAGCTTGCCCGTTTGAGGAACTTCGACAAGGTGTGGTCACCATCATGTCCACAGTTTCATTCAGAAAAAACACAAAACGGATGAATGACATCCACACTTGAAATTCAGCATGCAAAGGGGTCTTCATGCAACAGCTTCAAAGATCGATTGGTGAACTTTACGATCAAGCCATCAGCATCAAACCAGATTTTGTGCCCAGAAGCACCACCCAATTGTGTTATTTGTTGTCTGAGCATGAACTGGGATGCCAATGGTATGCCTCTCTGCACAAACCTGACGCTCTGGAAGAACGTTTTGTGGGCCTGTGCCATCTGGCTCTGGGCAACAGAGAATTGGCCTATGAACACGCTTTGAAAGCTCTGGAAATGGGATGCCAAGAAGCCCGAATTGATCTGGTGCGGCTTTACAATGTCATGGGCAAAACAGAAAAACTGCAGCAGGAGATGGCAACTCTGGATGTCTCGGGGTTTGATCGATACAACCAAGCCTTGTGGCATCGCATTTTGAGTTCGATTCATTCACTGAACAATGAAATGGATGAAGCCATCAACCAGATTGAAAAGGCTTGGCAGATCATTCAATGTGCTCCAGAATTCCCATTTTATGCACCTGATATTTTATTGATGTATGGACTACTTTATGGTGTTACAAATGATAAAGAAAGAAATGCTTATTATTTGTCTCGTGCTGAAGAGATATGCAAAACCCAGTACAGATTTCATATCAAGCTTCTAAAAATCATGTCATTTCTGGACTATGCCCGTCTGGATGGAGTTTGGGATACGGCCATGGAAGTTCGTGAACACAGTCCAAGCATTCAGCATAAAATTGACTCCAATATTTCCTTGGGAAGAATTCTACTTTGTTATGGACAAGTCAAAGAAGCTCGGCCATATTTTGAGGAAGCTTCCGATTTGGCAGTTAAACATGTGATGAAAAATTATACTTTTAATACCTATGGATATCTTGCCATGGTTTACCATAAGTTAAATTTACACCATAAAATGAAAACCATGCTTCAAAAAATGCAAAGGCACACTGGTCATGAATTGTATGATGGGCTTTTGAAATGCTACATTTCCTACATGGATGATTCGCTTTCTCCGGCAGAATCATTGAAAGCTTCAGATGAAGCCTTGAGTGTTTTTGAGGGAACAGGTCATACTTTGGAGCTTTTGAGGGTTTACATGTATCGTTGTGAAGTCATGAGAAAGCATTTTCCTGAAAAATTTGAATCTGCGGTTGAAAAACTGGTGGGCTTCATGATTGCAAATGAAATGT
This genomic stretch from Deinococcus misasensis DSM 22328 harbors:
- a CDS encoding glycoside hydrolase family 127 protein; its protein translation is MTVKTPLPALTPVSFSQVSLQDRFWSVRQNVNREATLPSQHQKLQEVGAIDALKLEPRARKWPTGNHPVTPQMWWDSDTAKWLEAASYTLSTHPDSALEQQVDDLIQRLADAQQQDGYLNTFFTAIEPENKLRNERDFHELYCSGHLLEAAVAHHQATGKTSFLDIMEKNIRYWMTVYGPNEGQRRGYPGHQVIEMALVKLYRVTGQQAYLNFAKYFVDERGQRPLYFELEAQKRGEDPAGWNPEYSQAHLPVREQTKVVGHAVRAMYLYSAMADLAQETKDSSLLHACETLWDDLTLHRMYVTGGLGSSMTNEGMTFDYDLPNDTAYAETCAAIGLVFWAQRMANLTLDSKYTDVLERALYNGVLSGVSMDGVHYFYDNPLEAHGDKNRWSWHVCPCCPPNVTRLLASLGEYIYGQAREHIAIHLYLGSEASFTFKNQQVKLRQETDFPWDEQVNISLETETPLEFTLSLRIPEYAGNPTLTVNGENVALETVKVYVHLKRVWEKQSQLVLDLPLPVHEVHAHPAVRQDAGLVALQRGPIVYCFERIDVNAPLHTVKLTSGSAFQAKFKPNLLGGVVVLEGEALLEDLEGHSGLYSFQKHNRWISKTVQAVPYALWNHRGRGEMRVWMRS
- a CDS encoding AraC family transcriptional regulator; translated protein: MIALDFTSTLTAFNAGLFVSPGYGRHPDRTIDTFDLIFVVQGKLAMREGGTPYTVQTGEYLLLRPHQRHAGTHDYPADLQFYWVHFSMQGAPPQTPVTHLTLPSHGRVSRPEHLIQLFRRFLDDQETSGEMGLSGALLVQLMLLELARPPLLAKQAVPLADQAHRIIQSRFHEKHLSTQWIARELKSNPDYLGRLYRGVYGMTLTESLHRARLHMAARLLAETAFSVDQVALKCGFEDTGYFRRLFKRQQGMTPVAYRRINSRVHINTL
- a CDS encoding LacI family DNA-binding transcriptional regulator, giving the protein MQQSVMRYKYGPIAEAAGVSIATVSRVMRGDKGPSDETRQRVMRAAQQVGYFSLAFHPRTELLLHGDDGAEQRPFFSQLYGSIAQRARHLKLRVSLVRSPHDPAPYGVVVLGQSAFDQMPLNAYPEAPVVLVDIEDDCHDRVLTDNEHSGMLAVRHLCEVVPPEKGIAVIIGPHHNYSFRERGRGATEALRRMKRLTPHLIHPLNHEHTLGFQEGQRAAPWVLEHLSDIGGVFIGNDASALGLMQSLLAAGVRIPEDLKIIGHDDELGAAQATVPLSTIRVDYRSMGQWAVDLVLYRLMDPERPAVRVMLSGTLIERASTGP
- a CDS encoding tetratricopeptide repeat protein, which translates into the protein MQQLQRSIGELYDQAISIKPDFVPRSTTQLCYLLSEHELGCQWYASLHKPDALEERFVGLCHLALGNRELAYEHALKALEMGCQEARIDLVRLYNVMGKTEKLQQEMATLDVSGFDRYNQALWHRILSSIHSLNNEMDEAINQIEKAWQIIQCAPEFPFYAPDILLMYGLLYGVTNDKERNAYYLSRAEEICKTQYRFHIKLLKIMSFLDYARLDGVWDTAMEVREHSPSIQHKIDSNISLGRILLCYGQVKEARPYFEEASDLAVKHVMKNYTFNTYGYLAMVYHKLNLHHKMKTMLQKMQRHTGHELYDGLLKCYISYMDDSLSPAESLKASDEALSVFEGTGHTLELLRVYMYRCEVMRKHFPEKFESAVEKLVGFMIANEMCDSSYEDWIFIEEVFDFINLKYPGIIPVVTSNEIRITTINAERIQYNGRDLKLPLSKTLELIVFLLLNKKASLQSILSQVFPDLEPTRAKNYFHQIKHQMTEKVGLLVIAYDAKSRMYGIESKYQIALDVQEHLEQKCKIEGVFLPSSGTDWVVEMNSRLMQDHPAEA